The following proteins come from a genomic window of Planctomycetota bacterium:
- a CDS encoding response regulator, with the protein MMQSMPQILLVEDSPSQAIRMEHELKSQGWNVAVASTAQDAMNEIRTAPPDLILMDYYLPGMRGDELCRTVRMNIATRGIPIIILTGEDSDSVELLGLESGADDIVAKSSDTEVLFAKIRSALSRSTHRHGLLLGNDDALRAARLLAIDDSQTYLQFLTTKLQDEGFHVDTATSGPEGLEALESRSFDCVLLDLVMPETDGIAICQQIVTMMANRGDSIPILMLTASEEKEDLTRALSAGADDFVGKAADWAVLHGRIRALLRRKAYQDENRRILERFKDKELEAIRANTEKEAAEARASLVDELEAARDRLESSQIELRAAKEVAEEANRAKSEFLANMSHEIRTPMNGIIGVTELLAQTDLAQTQRSYVDMINQSADSLLRLLNDILDFSKIEAGKLDLDFAPFDLRDTIGSVLQSLALRAVQKNLELAYHITREVPDRLIGDPGRFCQIITNLVGNAIKFTDIGEVVVNIAVERLDMKAAHLRIAVTDTGPGIPLEHQAHIFDAFCQADSSTTRRFGGTGLGLSISSQLVAIMGGKLELHSTAGNGSTFYFSLEFERSSESALARRIPAELNDVEVLIVEDNATNRTILGEMVQELGMKSTAVNDAAEALRYLEQASRENRPTRIAIVDYMMPGMDGIALAKSIHHIPSFSELPIILLSSAGNLRDDGRMKEGRITQLLSKPVRHTELLASVIECLGSHSSRRRSAESVARTEDHRPMRILLVEDGKINQKIVIDLLSGVGHTVVIANNGLEGIEAIARESFDLVLMDMQMPEMDGLTATRKIREREAREGGHIPIIAMTANAMTGDRERCLEAGMDKYLSKPIRAATLFDAISAMAEELAKPAAATADAQRSCDSADSGGYDDHVLCIAEAMKEFGYTHEVYEDLLRLFFDEWTALHGGVRDALRSGDAARLRSDAHAIKGNAAAIAAKGITAVAGEMEEMGRGGDLSGAGPVYDRLMEEFEKLCRVSSRMIGQHHALAPHHTIRYA; encoded by the coding sequence ATCCGGCGCCGACGATATTGTCGCGAAATCCAGCGACACTGAGGTGCTCTTCGCCAAGATACGTTCCGCACTGAGTCGATCGACCCATCGGCACGGGCTGCTGTTGGGAAATGATGATGCCTTGCGCGCCGCTCGCCTGCTGGCGATCGACGACAGCCAGACATACCTGCAGTTTCTGACTACCAAACTGCAGGATGAAGGGTTTCACGTGGATACGGCCACGAGCGGACCGGAGGGGCTGGAAGCGCTGGAAAGCCGGAGTTTCGATTGCGTGCTGCTGGATCTGGTGATGCCCGAGACGGATGGGATCGCGATCTGTCAGCAGATTGTGACAATGATGGCCAATCGTGGCGACTCGATCCCGATCCTGATGCTCACGGCGAGCGAAGAAAAGGAGGATTTGACGCGGGCGTTGAGCGCCGGAGCTGACGACTTCGTCGGTAAGGCGGCGGATTGGGCGGTGCTGCACGGACGTATCCGCGCCTTGTTGCGACGCAAGGCGTATCAGGACGAGAACCGGCGGATTCTCGAACGGTTCAAGGACAAGGAACTCGAGGCCATCCGTGCCAATACCGAGAAGGAGGCCGCGGAGGCACGTGCCTCGCTTGTTGATGAGCTTGAAGCGGCGCGGGACCGGCTCGAGTCTTCACAGATCGAGCTTCGCGCCGCCAAGGAAGTCGCCGAGGAAGCCAATCGCGCAAAAAGCGAATTCCTCGCCAACATGAGTCACGAAATCCGCACGCCGATGAACGGCATCATCGGTGTGACCGAGTTGTTGGCACAGACGGATCTTGCCCAGACGCAGCGAAGCTATGTCGACATGATCAACCAATCCGCCGACTCGCTATTGCGCCTGCTCAACGACATCCTCGACTTCTCGAAGATTGAAGCCGGCAAGCTCGACCTGGACTTCGCTCCTTTTGATCTACGCGACACGATCGGCAGTGTCCTTCAATCGCTGGCACTTCGTGCCGTGCAGAAAAATCTTGAACTTGCGTATCACATCACCAGGGAGGTTCCCGACCGTTTGATCGGCGACCCCGGTCGATTCTGTCAGATCATCACCAATCTCGTGGGCAACGCCATCAAATTTACCGACATTGGCGAAGTTGTCGTGAACATCGCCGTCGAGCGGCTCGACATGAAAGCCGCACACCTTCGCATCGCCGTGACTGATACTGGACCGGGCATTCCTCTCGAACACCAGGCCCACATCTTCGATGCATTCTGCCAGGCGGATAGCTCAACGACGCGCCGGTTCGGCGGGACGGGGCTGGGCCTGTCGATTTCGTCGCAGCTCGTGGCGATCATGGGCGGGAAGCTCGAGCTTCACAGCACGGCGGGCAACGGGAGCACGTTCTATTTCTCGCTCGAATTCGAGCGGTCGAGCGAATCCGCGTTGGCGCGTCGAATACCCGCGGAGCTCAATGATGTGGAAGTGCTGATCGTCGAAGATAACGCCACCAACCGCACCATTCTTGGCGAGATGGTTCAGGAATTGGGTATGAAATCCACAGCCGTCAACGATGCGGCGGAGGCGCTGCGGTATCTGGAGCAAGCCAGCCGGGAAAATCGCCCGACGCGCATCGCCATCGTCGACTACATGATGCCCGGCATGGATGGCATCGCGTTGGCCAAGTCCATTCACCACATACCCTCATTCAGCGAACTGCCGATCATCCTGTTGTCGTCGGCCGGAAATCTGCGAGATGACGGTCGCATGAAAGAGGGACGAATCACGCAGCTTCTCTCCAAACCGGTTCGACATACCGAACTGCTTGCATCGGTGATTGAGTGCCTTGGGTCGCACTCCTCTCGCCGGCGGTCCGCGGAATCGGTCGCGCGAACTGAAGATCACCGCCCGATGCGCATTCTGCTCGTCGAAGACGGCAAGATCAATCAAAAGATCGTCATCGATCTGCTGTCGGGCGTCGGACACACCGTAGTGATCGCGAACAACGGTCTGGAAGGCATCGAAGCGATTGCGCGCGAAAGTTTCGATCTGGTGCTCATGGATATGCAGATGCCGGAGATGGATGGACTGACGGCGACGCGCAAGATTCGTGAGCGTGAGGCGCGGGAGGGTGGGCATATTCCGATCATCGCGATGACAGCCAATGCGATGACAGGGGATCGTGAACGCTGTCTTGAAGCGGGGATGGATAAGTACCTGTCCAAACCGATTCGAGCCGCCACTCTGTTCGACGCCATCTCCGCGATGGCTGAGGAATTGGCGAAACCCGCTGCGGCGACCGCTGATGCACAGAGGTCATGTGATTCGGCTGATTCAGGCGGCTACGACGATCATGTTCTTTGCATCGCGGAGGCAATGAAGGAATTCGGTTACACGCATGAGGTCTATGAAGATTTGCTGCGCTTGTTCTTTGACGAATGGACCGCGCTCCACGGCGGCGTGCGTGACGCCCTCCGGTCCGGTGACGCCGCTCGCCTCCGATCCGACGCGCATGCCATCAAAGGCAACGCCGCGGCAATCGCCGCAAAGGGCATCACCGCCGTGGCGGGCGAAATGGAGGAGATGGGACGCGGCGGGGATCTGTCCGGCGCAGGTCCGGTGTATGATCGGCTGATGGAAGAGTTCGAAAAGTTGTGCCGCGTCTCGAGTCGTATGATCGGACAGCATCATGCGCTGGCCCCCCATCACACCATCCGGTACGCATAA
- a CDS encoding response regulator: MSRKMMLIEDNPENRLVICDIIDFDRVDVELEQFGTAEQALARIADIQPILVMMDIALPGMNGIEAARVLKSNPQTRSIPIWVVSAHAMPDDRELAMRVGCDAYFTKPIDTRAFACRLRALVETRKEAA; the protein is encoded by the coding sequence ATGAGCCGAAAGATGATGCTGATCGAAGACAATCCGGAGAATCGGCTCGTCATTTGCGACATTATCGACTTTGACCGCGTGGATGTGGAACTGGAGCAGTTCGGCACGGCCGAACAGGCGCTGGCGCGGATTGCGGATATTCAGCCAATTCTCGTGATGATGGATATCGCGCTTCCCGGCATGAACGGGATCGAAGCGGCGCGTGTGCTCAAGAGCAATCCTCAGACGCGGTCGATTCCAATCTGGGTGGTGTCGGCGCATGCGATGCCTGACGATCGCGAGTTGGCGATGCGGGTCGGTTGTGATGCCTATTTCACAAAGCCGATTGATACCCGCGCATTCGCCTGCCGACTTCGCGCGCTTGTTGAGACACGGAAGGAGGCCGCCTGA
- a CDS encoding response regulator: MEAGRDMLSKAIHLLLVDDCECDADLIRDALDAASDHYDLTHAVSLSNAAAHLRSARIDAVLLDLGLAESSGLDTLRRFQHIAGDIPVVVITDHNDLSVSQVIEAGGHDILAREHVQSETIARCVRHAIERQHSADTIRRADELLERRAAELEHFNQQLQTEISERRRIEQGMEAARIEAEAANHAKTEFLACMSHELRTPLNAIIGFSDGLLGRIDTHPLTEHQIDRIKKILASGHHLLTLINDILDIAKIEAGEMKTVISRFTIASLIGEVSDMVEALGKDNQHVKFVRAVPPQAIELTSDRRMLKQILINLIGNAFKFTAKGTITLRVLTDGEAVCFTVQDTGVGIASGRLHTIFDKFSQLDASTTREKGGTGLGLAICHSFAELLHGQLSVRSEVEKGSCFKLTIPLTPPTDVDVPVATTPNAAMPCTGPDTIELPTVLCIDDSPVSQRMMRHFLVDGGYGFLPAFCGEDGLRLARTMAPTVVTLDVMMPDVDGWKVLRELKQDPVTRNIPVLLITSLESTDPMLSRGAAECLAKPIRKEPLLAKLRQLVERKECAA; encoded by the coding sequence ATGGAAGCGGGAAGGGACATGTTGTCGAAGGCGATTCATCTGCTCCTGGTGGACGACTGCGAGTGTGACGCCGACCTCATACGCGATGCACTCGATGCGGCTTCGGACCACTATGACCTGACCCATGCGGTCTCATTGTCGAATGCCGCGGCGCATCTCCGCAGCGCCCGTATTGATGCCGTGCTTCTTGACCTGGGACTCGCAGAATCGAGTGGACTCGATACGCTTCGCCGCTTTCAACACATCGCCGGCGACATCCCCGTGGTCGTCATCACCGACCACAACGACTTGTCCGTCAGCCAGGTCATTGAGGCGGGTGGCCATGACATTCTCGCCAGAGAACATGTGCAATCGGAGACGATCGCGCGTTGCGTTCGGCACGCCATTGAACGCCAGCATTCCGCGGACACGATTCGCAGGGCGGATGAGTTGCTTGAGCGGCGTGCGGCCGAACTGGAGCATTTCAATCAGCAACTGCAGACCGAGATCAGCGAACGCCGTCGCATCGAACAAGGGATGGAGGCGGCCCGCATCGAAGCCGAGGCGGCGAATCATGCCAAGACGGAGTTCCTGGCGTGCATGAGCCACGAACTCCGCACGCCGCTCAATGCGATCATTGGCTTCTCCGACGGGCTTCTGGGCCGCATTGATACGCATCCGCTGACAGAACATCAGATTGACCGGATCAAAAAGATTCTCGCTTCGGGGCATCACCTGCTGACGCTTATCAACGACATCCTTGATATCGCCAAGATCGAAGCGGGGGAAATGAAGACAGTGATTTCCAGGTTCACGATTGCCTCACTGATTGGCGAAGTGTCCGACATGGTCGAAGCCCTCGGCAAAGACAATCAGCACGTCAAATTCGTGCGTGCGGTCCCTCCGCAGGCGATCGAGCTGACCAGCGATCGGAGAATGCTCAAGCAGATATTGATCAATCTGATCGGCAATGCCTTCAAATTCACTGCCAAAGGCACGATTACGCTTCGTGTTCTGACGGACGGGGAGGCCGTATGTTTCACCGTCCAAGACACCGGTGTCGGGATCGCCAGCGGCCGGCTGCACACGATCTTCGATAAGTTCAGCCAACTGGATGCTTCGACGACGCGCGAGAAGGGCGGTACGGGGCTGGGCCTTGCGATCTGCCACAGCTTCGCCGAACTGCTGCACGGACAACTGTCGGTACGCAGCGAAGTGGAGAAAGGATCATGCTTCAAGCTCACGATTCCCTTGACGCCGCCCACCGATGTGGACGTTCCCGTAGCGACAACGCCGAATGCAGCGATGCCATGCACCGGCCCCGATACGATCGAGTTGCCGACTGTGCTCTGCATCGACGACAGCCCTGTCAGTCAGCGGATGATGCGACATTTTCTGGTCGACGGCGGGTACGGATTCCTGCCGGCGTTCTGTGGAGAGGACGGCTTGCGGCTGGCGCGAACGATGGCGCCGACGGTGGTCACGCTTGATGTCATGATGCCGGACGTGGACGGATGGAAAGTCCTGCGTGAACTGAAGCAGGATCCCGTCACGCGGAATATCCCGGTTCTGTTGATCACATCTCTGGAGAGCACGGATCCGATGTTGAGCCGGGGTGCCGCGGAATGTCTTGCTAAGCCGATCAGGAAGGAACCACTGCTTGCGAAGCTGCGACAGCTTGTTGAACGGAAGGAGTGTGCCGCATGA